A region of Streptomyces sp. NBC_01788 DNA encodes the following proteins:
- a CDS encoding pyridoxal phosphate-dependent aminotransferase, protein MADNVTSLFRSTAAHSPSMAALTREGGDGAGPVDFCIPCNPYFPTPDMFQDMATRLREIVTYYPSSADTITAELCNLLQLPPQCVAMGNGSTELITWIDHLLVRESLAVPVPTFGRWTDQPMETGKRVDMFPLQESSGFALDLAQYTEFIRARGTRVAVVCNPNNPDGGFVPKHAMVQFMDSLADLDLVVIDESFLEFADAEAEPSVVQEAMLRPNVVVLRSLGKNFGLHGIRFGYLVANPALAGKIRSMLPKWNLNSFAEHVVFMLKEHGTEYRQSLQQVRRDRMEMAAHLSALPGLTVYPSQGNFLFVRLPVGAEGTVVRDRLLTEHRILVRECGNKIGSSSRFLRLVVRPEVDVRRLVSALEQVLYGSRKGAAVPELGTGTNYSSGMAAVDRLVSETNGGGMRIPAAVTAAMAGPAPALAAPGMAAPGMAVAPGMAAPAPGMAMPLPATASAAPAPQPPVPAAPLPPVPAPAPMQPLAPPAQQAPPPVPGPTPPGVPARGGLTAAQVRGMTTPPPEGPGLTPAPAAGWPSPQNWPNAAGMNQAG, encoded by the coding sequence ATGGCCGACAACGTCACCTCGCTGTTCCGCAGCACCGCGGCGCACAGTCCGTCGATGGCGGCGCTGACGCGGGAGGGCGGCGACGGGGCCGGGCCGGTGGACTTCTGCATTCCGTGCAATCCCTATTTCCCCACGCCCGACATGTTCCAGGACATGGCGACACGGCTGCGCGAGATCGTCACGTACTACCCGTCCAGCGCCGACACGATCACGGCCGAGCTGTGCAACCTGCTCCAGCTGCCGCCGCAGTGCGTGGCGATGGGCAACGGCTCGACCGAACTGATCACCTGGATCGACCACCTGCTGGTGCGCGAGTCCCTGGCCGTCCCCGTCCCCACCTTCGGCCGCTGGACCGACCAGCCCATGGAGACCGGCAAGCGGGTCGACATGTTCCCGCTCCAGGAGTCCAGCGGTTTCGCCCTGGACCTGGCGCAGTACACCGAGTTCATCCGGGCTCGGGGGACCAGGGTCGCCGTCGTCTGCAACCCCAACAACCCCGACGGCGGCTTCGTGCCCAAGCACGCCATGGTGCAGTTCATGGACTCCCTGGCCGATCTGGACCTGGTGGTGATCGACGAGTCGTTCCTGGAGTTCGCCGACGCCGAGGCCGAGCCGAGCGTGGTGCAGGAGGCCATGCTGCGCCCGAACGTGGTCGTGCTGCGCAGCCTGGGCAAGAACTTCGGCCTGCACGGGATCCGCTTCGGATACCTGGTCGCCAACCCGGCGCTGGCGGGCAAGATCCGCTCGATGCTGCCGAAGTGGAACCTCAACTCCTTCGCCGAGCACGTGGTGTTCATGCTCAAGGAGCACGGCACGGAGTACCGGCAGAGCCTTCAGCAGGTGCGCCGCGACCGGATGGAGATGGCCGCCCATCTCTCGGCACTGCCCGGTCTGACGGTCTACCCGTCCCAGGGCAACTTCCTCTTCGTGCGCCTTCCCGTGGGCGCCGAGGGCACCGTGGTACGGGACCGGCTGCTCACCGAGCACCGGATCCTGGTCCGCGAGTGCGGCAACAAGATCGGCTCCTCCAGCCGCTTCCTGCGGCTCGTGGTGCGCCCCGAGGTGGACGTGCGTCGTCTCGTGTCCGCCTTGGAACAGGTGCTCTACGGCAGCAGGAAGGGAGCCGCCGTACCCGAGTTGGGGACAGGGACCAACTACAGCTCGGGTATGGCGGCGGTGGACCGGCTGGTCAGCGAGACCAACGGAGGCGGCATGCGAATACCGGCCGCCGTGACCGCCGCCATGGCGGGCCCCGCCCCGGCGCTGGCCGCCCCGGGAATGGCCGCCCCGGGAATGGCCGTCGCCCCGGGAATGGCCGCCCCCGCCCCCGGCATGGCGATGCCGCTCCCCGCCACGGCGTCGGCGGCGCCGGCCCCGCAGCCACCCGTCCCCGCCGCGCCCCTGCCGCCGGTCCCCGCACCGGCCCCGATGCAGCCCCTGGCACCGCCGGCGCAGCAGGCCCCGCCCCCCGTCCCTGGGCCCACCCCGCCGGGCGTCCCGGCCCGCGGTGGCCTCACCGCCGCCCAGGTGCGCGGCATGACCACCCCGCCCCCCGAGGGCCCCGGCCTCACCCCGGCCCCGGCAGCCGGCTGGCCCAGCCCCCAGAACTGGCCCAACGCGGCAGGCATGAACCAGGCCGGATGA